Part of the Fusarium verticillioides 7600 chromosome 10, whole genome shotgun sequence genome is shown below.
tcatctgaACAGGCCCAGTGTAGGGGTGTCAGTCCATCATCAGAAATATTCGCGTCAGCCCCGTTTTCGAGTAGGAAATTAACGATATCCAGCTGGCCCATTTGACATGCAGAGGCGAGCAGAGTTTCTTTTTTGTTGCATAAGGCGTTGACATCTTTGATTCTTGTAAGAGGAAAATGGGCCATTTCGGTTTGTCTTCCGATGCACGCTAGATAAATAGGTTGCCGCCCGTCGAAGTCGCGTATAGTAACATCAGGTCCACCCCTGACGAGACTTTTTGCCTCTAGAGTAAGATGAAGCTCTATAGCTATGTGGAGTGCTGCTCTGCCGGATGAATCTTGTGCATCGATCTCGGATTTCTTCTCGTTGACCCAGTAATCGAAAACTGCTAAGTATTGTATCTCCTGGGCCTTGGCTATCGCGTGCAATTTCTGATGTAAGAATGGAAGGTCATTCTCACAGTCtacctccatctccatacTGTATCTTCCTCTATTCAAGGAATGGGCTACTGTGTTTGGGCCAAAGGCTTTGGTGGTTATAGAATCCTCCTGAATCCCGCCCTGATCGGTCTGGATGGGCTGACTGCCTTGAGACGTCTCGGTCATGTGGAACAAAAGTGTGGAATAAAGTAGTAACGATATGGATATAGTAGGAAATCCTTTCATATGCTGGTCTACAAGGATCTGAAACAGCTACTTGGGTTGGGCAGATGTTATACATGGCCGCTACGAGTCGCTCTTTAACCCTGACAATTCGCAACAAAAGTTCCATAGAAGGAAAACCCCGCTTCTGTTGGTACTTTATCTGCTAAATTTCGACTATATCCACATTCCTTCAGGAGTCGAGCTGCTGTTTTACCACGGTTCTCAAAGGCCTGCCTGCTTGGTGCCGATTGTATGATGCCCCCCGCAGGCCGATCATGGTACCAGACGACTGGATATGATTAGATGCTCGGCGATCCTCCTAGTCTCAAATTATACTCAGTCTTAGCGCTCATATGTTGTCAAGCCCCCTCAAGTTCTGTCACTTGTATGGCCTCTACCTCCagaaggttgaagagaaatAACGAGCTTGTCAGTAAaatggacttgaagaaatcaAGTGGGGTTTCGCAAACAAGACCATGCGGATAGCCTCACCTAGGTAGCACTGCCTTATGTATCACTGCCGAATCTGATACCCGTGTCACGTAGCACATTATCAGCTCGAATAACAACTAGCTACCCCGGTCCATATGGGTATTGATGTTCTGCTCTTTTATACAATTTGTATGACTCGAACCTCGTGATCTGGCTTTCTGCCTTGGTGCATATCTTCAAATGAGCAACGATATCTCTCCAGCTGATCCGCAGGTAGACTAGCCCCGATGCTTTCCCATTTCGAAACCTGCCCAACAATCCGACATTTCCCATCTTCATTCCTCCGTATGAGAAAGAGAGTTGAAAGACCAGGAAAAACACAGATCgcatctccaacttctgcCACCGCGTCGCTATGAAGTAACTGCCCCGCTGTTCCGTCTTGTAGCACAAAGTTACTATATCCAACCAGACTCTGCTGAAAGATGGGGTCTGTAACCATTCCATAGGCGCCTTGCAACTGCTCCTCTGTCCCGAACCTTGTGCCAAGTGAGGAGAGTGGTTGATTGTGTACCATGCATACATaaaccatcatgactctcTGCACGATGATGGGATTTTCAGTTAAACGTTCTTCGGTGTATATGTCTGAAAGATGAAACTTGAACCACTCAGTCATGACTTCCATGCGTGTAACTCTTCTTATAGCCGCCGTCACTTTAACTATAGCTTCGTCAAACTGCAGGAGTGAACTTGGTGAGACAAGGCCAGTATCTGAATCATGCCTGACGGCCTTGGAAACAGACACACACTGGCCAAGTATAATCGTCGGCATGGTTAAAACTTTTCCATCTCCAGAAACGTTGAAGCACTTCCCCGGACTGGGGGTCAAATTAGACCTTGCCGTCCAGCTATTTCGGAGATCTGGCGTCCACGATGGGACAGCTGGAAGATTGCCAACAGTCCCTAAGTTCAATACCCGAATGTCTTGGACTTGTTCGAGAATGAACATTGTGAATTTGTAGCAGAGTTCTTCGAAAGTTTGGTTGTAGTCTGGCTGAAGGGCTGGAGGTAGAGGGTCGCAAGCCAGCAGACCAATGAGGGCATATAAGCGATCATGAGCCACCGTAGCTTCCAACTCTGTGGTCTCattcaacagcttcaccaTGTCAATGGCATACTGCTTCTCCTGGTCCACGATCggttttgcttcttcttctgcagccTTCTCACTTCTGGTCTGTATGATATTCTTGTACACCAGCTCGATAGCTTTGAACCTGACTGGATTCTCTGCCATGAATGAGTAGAGAAGCTGTCCGTCCTCAGATGgattcaacatcaagacccaggttttgaagaagatctcgtAGCCCAACTCATAAGATCCACAAAGCAAAATCGGttgcttctttgtcaagacGGCTTCTTGAAGAATCCAGATGCGTCGGAACCATGGCCGATGACCAATAGATCTCAACGCTTTGCGGACAGACTCAACCTCGACTGCAGCCGCTTCGTCGGAACGTCCAGAGCTCATGAACGCTTTGatttggccatcttcagtgAGGTCTTCACTGATAGAATTTGCAGGTGATTGAAAGTGCTTCAGCCCCTCGGCCAATCTGCAAACATGAATTTCCTCATCATTATCCACCGGGCCCAACCACGCCAACACACGCTCACATTGACCGTAAATCTCTGACATGCGGGGAACTTGAATCGACTTCTCAACCTGGTCGTTCTGATTGATGCAAATGGCATCTACCCAGATCATTACCTTATCACTGCCGTAGTCATTAAACACATGACGGCGATACTGATACAGAGCATTGTATAGATTCCTCGTGATGCTGAATGGCTGGTCGTTGAGAACGATAGTGGCGGGGTTTTCTCTCGCGCCCCAGACGTAAGACAAGGCCCAGAATCTTTGCGACGTGCGGGATTTAACAGTTCTGAGTTCAACGCTTATTGAGTCGGTGTCGCCAGGTTTAACGAGTAGCAATCGTAACTCATCAGATTTGAGTGGCTGGTATGGAAAGAGAGTAAAAGTGTGTACGTTCATTGCGACGTTGGTGAAGAGGGTTTGATTGCTCTCCTCCCTGTCTGCCCCGCGTGACAAGTCCCCACTGGCGTTTCACCCCTGTAATTCCAGTCTTGCTGATCAACAGGGGTGATCAGGATGATCAAGATAAGCGAAACGAAACAAGCGCTGTGATAGCCTTCACCGGCTGAAGTGCGATAAAGGTGTTTTTTGATCTCCTTATTGCGATATGACTAGATCATCACTATCTGAAAAGGGCCAATTGCCAGCGTTTGGTCTTGGCCCCGTCTTCATGTAGATTCAGTATCGTCAATGCTTCGTTATCCTGAACCTCTGTTTTCCATTGCGACCGCTCGAAAACACAAGATCTAGCAGCTCTTAGCTGCGACATTACAAAGTGAAAAGGGCTCAAATCAACGTCAACGCTATAAATATCTGGCTACCTACCAAGAATTCCCATCTCTCTTGCCatttctccttcaacataTTTCACCAACTGTCAAATCCAAAACTTGAACAAGTTTTTCTTGCCGCAAATATGAAAATTACATATGGTCTGAAAGAGACCCTGCGTACATCTCTCCACCACGTAAGTCAATTCCCCGATCTCTCCCAACGCTTCGACGTCTTGAGGGACGAACTGGAGCGTTTAGCCGAGAGACTTGCTTCTTATGGTAAGAGGGCCCCGAGAGGGACAAAGCTCACTCATGACATATACACACTGAGGACTAGAATTTTGGGACATCGTGGTGCTATGagaagcatcatcatcgaaaTGAACAGTGCGTACAATAGAATTAACAGCAGTGGATACGTTTTTGTAGCACAGCCTATACTATCCATGCGTGATGGGGAGACACTTCATAGTCGCACACCGCAGCTGGAGGCGTTGATGGCTGTTACAGGCTATGATGCGTATTATCAACGGTTGAATGGTATGTGTAATGAGGCTATGCGCTTTTCACAAGAGGTGGATTATCTTGGAAATTGCTGTGCTTAACACCAGCGATCATGGGCTGATTCCCATGCTGGATTGGGGTCCGAGATGTAGGTCTCAGCGTAGTCTAATTAACTGCATGGCATTGCAGTACCTTAACTATCTTGAACATTCCGACCATATACATTTCCATCTGCAGTATCTTCTGAATAGACGCTGGGTGCGCTTATGTCCGCAGTGATTCCAGTCGTCTGAATATTCGAGTCAACCGCGACGAGTGACTGAACCGCAGACAAAGTATCCTGGAACTCCTTCACAGCGTTGGTGATCCCCGCCTGAATCCCTTGTTGATTCGCAATCAGAGATGTTCGAACAgttccatcagcagcagccatcaaAGTTGCAGCTTGTCCCAAGTTACTGCCTAGTGCCGCAAAGGTAGACTGTATCTCGTGTAATGCCACGCCAACGCTCCGCAGTCTATCGCACAAGACTCCATTCTGCATGGATAGGAGATTTACTGCACCAGCAAGAGCATAGGCTGTCTTGTTGGTATCGGTGCTCTTCTTTGCAATGTGTGCTCGGTATTTGGCCCATGCCATTCTAAAACGAGTCTGCATTGACAGAATggggtttgaagaagatagcCAGCCAGTAACAGGTATCCACATATAAGAAACAGCACCGTTTGCTTGCATCAGATCACGTTCCTGTACAGCTAAATGTTAGCCAAGTTCCCTATCAACTGTCATACAAGGAGTGAGATCCAGCATCAAAGACTTGCCCAGTTTGCAATGGTAACCTGAGCTTCCTTAACGCTATTGTTTAGATCGATTTGATTCATATCAAACGTCGCATCAAGTGTAACGATGTAATTGTCACCATCATTCAACCCGAATTTCTTCACAACGCTGTCAATCTCTTGTTTCATAGCCTGAaccttgcttgcttgctgcgCTGAGTCAGCCTCATGTATCCCAGACGTATGAGACTACTCACTGAAGCTATGCTGGCCGCCAAGCCCTGAATGCTGGTGGCTTTCTGGTTCGCCTGCTGACTCAGATTCAGAAGCATTTCACTGACGCTCTGAGCGAGACTTTTGAACTGAGGGCCGTTCTCCGAACCAGGCTGAGAGTATGTCTGGCTGGTTAACGTACTTATCATACTCTGCAGACTAGCTGCTCCGGCTCCAGTGAGCTGTCCGATGAGATATTGGCAAAGACTTTGCGTTTCGTCGAAAACAGTCCCTATATATCTGTTAGCCCCCTCCATAAGACAGACTACTCATTGCAATTTTACAGAAGCTCGGCAGTGCGTAAGAAGAGAATTCGTTACACGAGTTCCAAAAGTCCACTATGGCAGTTTCTGTGTCCTTCATAGCATATAAGCAGACGTGTTCTTACTTTGGAGCATGTACATACCTGGTATAGAAGAGGATCAAAGCTGTTaaatgatggcaaagacGCTTTGGGGTATAGAGTCTCGAAGGACGACTTGTCCGCGGGAAAGGTCATGCCAGCGACAAGGGAGACCCTCAGATCTGACAGCACGTGTTAGCTGGGGAGATTCCATCATGGTAAACAATAATTACCGAGATAGCCATAACTTTGGAGAATAAATCGAGGGCGCTTTTGGCTTGAAAAGCTTCCATCGTCTTCAATTAACAGCATTGATCTAGTCAAACTGCCTGTTGGCCTATTCAATACATTGATCAGAGCTTGTCCAACGTCGGTAGGACTCGTAGAAGTGGTGCTGGTAGACATGGTAGAACGGTGAAGGGAATCAATTTCCCCAGAGAGATTTCTATTAAAATCACATGCAGCTGACGGTATTTAAGTATCCAACGAGCTACGATCTTGCGCGCGCCTTTGGTAAATAACTCGAGGTCTAGATCAAGCCACTTGGCTTATCGTGGCTAAACTATTGAGTTCCAGATCCTATTTCGACAAGCCATATCTCATGGTAATCGGCACCTAAGCAAATAGTTCTGCAATAGTGCCATTTtggaagagcaagaagaatTGTAGTTGGCCATCGCCACATTCTTCCCAAGttctcgatgttgatgtaAACTCTtagccacaagtctcaaccACAGTCACACTCGTCCATCCGTCGAGACTCACCTTTCGGGAATGAAGCAACCTTCACGTGATCCGCCCTTAAAACCGGAAATAACAGGAAAAcccagcaccaagaccatgCTGTCGTCATGTGAAAATACAATTCCTCGATCTGcatttgttgttgagaatttCCGGTGGCTCAGCCAAATTCGTAGCCCTCCTCCGCGCAATTAATTCCGCTCACACACCCCCTTCCATTGCCGAAATCCGATTATCGACTCGGTACGGGCCGTATTACGGTGTAAAACGCGCTCGCTACTGGGGAAAAAGAAACTGCCGATGGGGGGTGGATGATCACCCTTGGCGTAGCAGAAACGGTTAGACTGCTCGTCATCTGCAGTGCTGCGGCGTAATATCCCCGTGATAATCTGACGTCGATAAACTTTCGAGTATTGAAGTTAATCAGACAGTTGAGACGGCTCGGATTTTACGCTGATCTTGATAGAGTTCGTCTCGAAGTGTAGCTCCCTTCTAATGATGGAGCAAACGGGCACTTGTAGTAAGCTTATCGCCGAGTGTAATTATGTCTCACTTTTCACATCCGTTCCGCTCGGTTTTCATTTACTGGTCGCTCTCCACTCTCCTCCTGTTTCACAACCTTTCTTTTCGTCATCCCATGACTCGTCCCTTTCTCCCTTAACTCATTCCGCTCTCTGTCCGCGGAGTTTCCATGGATTGTCCATGCGCCTCAATGCTTGGCTGTCGTTGCAACAGTGGGTTACGATGGTCCGTGAGGCGTAGCCCATCTAAACAGGCAATGCTTGGCGAAAATCTCGCTTATAATCGTATACACCTATTATCCTATTGGCTCATGCACTCATGGCTAGTCCACTGCAGCGTTACATTGCAACGGAGATAATCATGGGGTTGAGCCCTTTTGAGCCGATATGATGCGTTATTTCGTTTACGCATTGTCGATGTGGTGGTATTTTCTAAAGGACTCGGTGTCTCGGGGTATCAGAAATTCGAGAGACACCAGTTGGGGTGACACAATCAAAAACACATAGTCCCAGTCACTAATCCAAGCTACATGTGCCACCTATTTTTGGCATGCTGGACTACAACGCCGTTATTCTCGTACCTACGTCGGGGCTCGCGCCTTAGAGCTCCGGTGAAATAAAGACTGAGGCCCCGTACAGAAGAGGGGCATTCTATGTCGCTCACTCTTTTGATATATACCTCATAGGTGATATAAGTATAGCATCAATGCCGTGAAGGATTCAAATCCATCATCCCACCATCGgcagttcttcaagatgtcaGCATACATCGATACGATCCTCCAGAATCCGCAATATGCGGTTCTTTCCGCAATTTCCCTTATCACAATCTTAGTCGTCAACTTTTCGTTCTTGACTAAAGACGAGAAATATCCATTTCTTATCCCCAAGAAACCTTTGGAACTAAGCGATAGGCGTGTGGTCAAGGAGTTCctcgccaacagcaagagTCTCCTTGCAAACTCGCGAAAAGTCTATAAGGATCAGCCATACAGGGCTTACACCGAGATAGGCAAGCTACTGGTTATTCCTCCCTCGTGGGTCGAGGCCTTGAAAAGTAACCGACAACTCGACTTTCTCATGCCCACTAAAGATGTAAGGGTTGGTATTGATAGTGATGGCTCGGTGCTGATTCTGATAAGGACGCTCATCAATATATCCCCGGGTTCGACCCCTTTGGATTCGATCCTAAAATGCCGACTGTCATCAACAAGTATATTACAAAGGCCTTGAGTGAGTCTCTCTGGCTCAGCTATCCCAAACTAGTTACTGATGATCATTCTTCAGCGAGGGTAACTGGTCCTGTCTCTGAGGAATCCGCTTTAGCAATCCGCGACTGTCTCACTGACTCAAAGGGTACCTCACCGTACTGGCGCCTAGGAAGACAAATAACTAATACCTCACAGAATGGCACGGTGTTAAGCCCCAGGAAGACCTCATCCGCATCGTCTCCCGCGTATCCTCCCGAATCTTCATGGGCGAAGAGCTCTGCCGTGATGAGGAGTGGACCAGAGTCTCAAGCGAGTATACCCTTATGAGTTTTGGCTACGGCCACATTCTGCGTACATACCCCCGATGGCTTCGACCATACATCCACTGGTTCCTCCCTCAGTGCTGGGCTATCCGTGCAAAAGTGAACGAGGCGCGTCAATGCCTGAAGCCTCATATCGATCGCCGAAACGCTATCAAGCAGAAGGCACTGGCTGAAGGGAAACCGTGTCCTTTTGATGACTCTCTTGAATGGTTTGAGAGGGAGTATGAGAAGCATGATCCGGCGAAAGAGCAGATTGCTGTTTCGATCGTTGCGTACCATACCACATCCGACTTACTCGCTGAGACGCTTCTTAACCTTTGTCAGCATCCTGAGCTGTTTCAGGAGCTGAGGGAGGAGATTATCACGGTCTTGACTGCTGAAGGGGGCTTGACTAAGGGGGCGATGTACAACCTGAAGTTGATGGACAGCGTGGTCAAGGAGTCCCAAAGACTACGACCAATTCTACTCGGTGAGTCAAATTTCTAGTactcgtcaacatcaaaccCACTAACATTCATGTCAAGGTGCATTCAGGAGAACAGCCACGGCAGATGTCACGCTTCCCAACGGCGACatgctcaagaagggcgaAAAGATCATCGGGAATATGTCGCACATGTGGGATTCCGACACTTACGACAACGCACTTACCTTCGACCCCTATCGCTTTGTAAAGATGCGTCAGACAGGCGATGACAGGAAAGCCCATCTcgtcagcaccagcaccgaaCATCTTGGTTTCGGGCATGGTATCCACGCATGTCCTGGACGCTTCTTTGCCGccaatgagatcaagatcttgctgtgTCATCTGTTACTCAAGTATGACTGGAAGCTGCCAGAGGGTTGCAAGCCGCAACCATATTTCTCTGGATTTAAGCTGCTTGGCGATTTTTCTTCGGATATACTGGTTCGACGTCGAACTGAGGAGTTGGACATTGATTCTCTTTCCCAATCATAGGGCGATGGTTCTTTGTCCTATGCATCAATTGAGAACACTACGGGTTGAAGTCAGGATGAGTCACTTGTATACTAGTTTCACCAAAATTGACAACATTCGTTTTATCTCACTCGCTCTTTTAAAAAGCCGCTCGTCAAATGACCGTCTCGTCCCGATTAATTATCGTATACACAATACGCGCACCGAGCCAAATACGATGCACCAATCAGAGGATGTGAAAATTCTCCGGCATAAACAGACCTCCTTAGAGGACCTAAGAGGACGAACCCTCTAAAATCGCGAAACTCTTTACCCCTACTTTCTAGCCAAAGCATAACGGGCTCTCGGGTTATTTCAGTGTGCCGAGATGCAGGATTTTCGGGCCCTGACGATGCACCCTTGTCGGCAGTTGATCTTGCGACCCGATGTACTGGCACACTACCGCAGTTGATGATATATAAAGCTGTTTTCTACCCAGTAGTTAATACGATAAATGTTATACATCAATAAGGAAAATTGTTTATTGCAAACCAGACTCGCCAAATTCTCACCACCTTTGTCTTGTTCAGACAGATCATCATGAATATCGACTACTATGGACGCATCGCGGAGAGTCTACAATTCGACAACATTCCTGTTATGATCGCCACAAGCGCATGCTTCATTATCGGCTTTCTACAATACACCTACGCCATAAGACTTCTCATCCgggaaggtcaaggtccCATACCATTCTGGATGCAAAGCTTTTACGTCGCGCACGAATTGACCTTCGTTTACCTCTTCGCCGAAGCGGCGCCCCGCTACGATTACCACTGGTTCttcctctcaacctcattctcaCTAGCTGTCTGGGCAGGTCTCGAGATATTCTGCATGTGGTATACCATCCAGACCCCCAAAGACCGCATCGCCACTTTTTCACCCCTCTTTAGAAAACAGCCCCCTACTTCATCGATCTTGACGTACACTTTCTTTCTGCAGCTGGCTATGTTTGCAGTGGTCTGGATATTGATAGAGTTTCTCGGCGCAGGTAGCTTCATGCTCACAGGAGCGCTCACTAATGTCCTTTTGATCGTCGGGCCGACACACGAGTATCTGTCTCGTGGCTCACGCAACGGTCTCTCTATTGGGTTCTGTCTTACCAACGTGGCCTGCGTCATCTGGACATTCGCCCCGTTCAGCTTGGGGGGTTTCGTCTTACCTGAGATTTTTGATCAGCCTATCATGTATTTTGCAGGAGCCATCTTGTTTGGGTACTCGATCTGGTTGACGACTGTTGTGGCGTCTTATCCTCCCAAGACAGCTACCAAGGGACGGCCGACGCCGATTTGGTAGGGGTTTGCACAGATTTGTAACGTTGTTCAGTATATGAGCCCGATATAACTTTCAGCCTTTTTGTCATGGAGACACGGCCACGTTTTTATTTGCAGTCTTCAGCTATGCTCCATAGAATCACTCCGCTCCAGTAGTAAAAATCCCATCACTTATAAGCTgactcaacttcttgtttgtcttgatATACCGTGCCAGATCAcgtctcttctcaaccaacaaaTCCATCACAATCCTTCCAAACACCAGTTTTCCAGAGAAGTTCAGATGAGTGCGATCTCCCTCGATCTCATTATACTTGTCGGCATTCTCCTGTCCAATAGCGTTGACATACTTGGTGCTTGCGGTATTAAGATCAAGGTACTTAACACCAGCTTTGTTTGCAACAGCGATTGCTGCATCACGTTCGTTGCTCAGATTTTCAACGACTTTTCCGTCTTTGAAGGTAC
Proteins encoded:
- a CDS encoding hypothetical protein (At least one base has a quality score < 10); this encodes MNVHTFTLFPYQPLKSDELRLLLVKPGDTDSISVELRTVKSRTSQRFWALSYVWGARENPATIVLNDQPFSITRNLYNALYQYRRHVFNDYGSDKVMIWVDAICINQNDQVEKSIQVPRMSEIYGQCERVLAWLGPVDNDEEIHVCRLAEGLKHFQSPANSISEDLTEDGQIKAFMSSGRSDEAAAVEVESVRKALRSIGHRPWFRRIWILQEAVLTKKQPILLCGSYELGYEIFFKTWVLMLNPSEDGQLLYSFMAENPVRFKAIELVYKNIIQTRSEKAAEEEAKPIVDQEKQYAIDMVKLLNETTELEATVAHDRLYALIGLLACDPLPPALQPDYNQTFEELCYKFTMFILEQVQDIRVLNLGTVGNLPAVPSWTPDLRNSWTARSNLTPSPGKCFNVSGDGKVLTMPTIILGQCVSVSKAVRHDSDTGLVSPSSLLQFDEAIVKVTAAIRRVTRMEVMTEWFKFHLSDIYTEERLTENPIIVQRVMMVYVCMVHNQPLSSLGTRFGTEEQLQGAYGMVTDPIFQQSLVGYSNFVLQDGTAGQLLHSDAVAEVGDAICVFPGLSTLFLIRRNEDGKCRIVGQVSKWESIGASLPADQLERYRCSFEDMHQGRKPDHEVRVIQIV